A single window of Luteipulveratus halotolerans DNA harbors:
- a CDS encoding NAD-dependent epimerase/dehydratase family protein: MRLLVLGGTAWLGSYVVREALGRGHEVVALARGESGVAPTGATFVRGDRSTAEGYADLSGDFDAVVDVTRLPLHMRTALKELRSRVTHWVFVSTCSVYADHDVPGADESAPLLPALEGDDWTAEQYGEGKVACEQLLLEAVGPDRAFIARSGLIAGPDDISDRTGYWPLRFAHPSTEDGGVLVLDAPDLQVQVIDGRDLAGWLVAAAEGRVTGTFNAMGRPLPFADYIATVRETVGHTGPVVLVDQDWLTEHGVQPWAGDRSLPLWLPLPEYAGFSSRSVDAALAQGLTTRPLADTVRDGLEWELRQGPGRRRKAGLTPTEEAELVRQRRADA, encoded by the coding sequence ATGCGACTTCTGGTGCTCGGTGGCACGGCTTGGCTCGGCTCGTACGTCGTCCGCGAGGCCCTCGGCCGCGGCCATGAGGTCGTGGCGCTCGCGCGCGGCGAGTCCGGCGTGGCTCCGACCGGCGCGACGTTCGTACGCGGAGACCGCTCGACGGCTGAGGGCTACGCCGACCTGAGCGGCGACTTCGACGCCGTCGTCGACGTGACCCGGCTGCCGCTGCACATGCGAACCGCGTTGAAGGAGCTGCGTTCTCGCGTCACGCACTGGGTCTTCGTCTCGACCTGCTCGGTGTACGCCGACCACGACGTGCCGGGCGCCGACGAGTCGGCCCCGCTGCTGCCGGCGCTCGAGGGAGACGACTGGACCGCCGAGCAGTACGGCGAGGGCAAGGTCGCGTGCGAGCAGCTGCTGCTCGAGGCTGTGGGGCCCGACCGCGCGTTCATCGCCCGGAGCGGACTGATCGCGGGACCCGACGACATCAGCGACCGCACGGGGTACTGGCCGCTGCGCTTCGCGCACCCGAGCACCGAGGACGGCGGCGTGCTCGTCCTCGACGCACCGGATCTGCAGGTGCAGGTCATCGACGGCCGTGACCTCGCCGGCTGGCTCGTGGCCGCCGCCGAGGGCCGGGTGACCGGGACGTTCAACGCGATGGGGCGGCCCCTCCCCTTCGCCGACTACATCGCGACCGTCCGCGAGACGGTCGGGCACACCGGCCCGGTCGTGCTGGTCGACCAGGACTGGCTCACCGAGCACGGTGTGCAGCCCTGGGCCGGTGACCGGTCGCTGCCGTTGTGGTTGCCGCTGCCGGAGTATGCGGGGTTCTCGAGCCGGTCCGTCGACGCGGCCCTGGCCCAGGGGCTCACGACCCGACCACTGGCCGACACCGTGCGCGACGGGCTGGAGTGGGAGCTGCGGCAGGGGCCAGGTCGCCGCCGCAAGGCCGGGCTCACCCCGACCGAGGAGGCCGAGCTCGTCCGACAGCGACGCGCCGACGCCTGA
- the pafA gene encoding Pup--protein ligase produces the protein MERRIFGIENEYGVTCTFDGQRRLTPDEVARYLFRKVVSWGRSSNVFLGNGARLYLDVGSHPEYATAECDDVHQLVVHDKSGERIIEGLVEDAQARLRDEGIEGQIYVFKNNTDSAGNSYGCHENYLISRQGEFQRISDILIPFLVSRQITCGAGKIAMLGHTPTYCVSQRADHIWEGVSSATTRSRPIINTRDEPHADAERYRRLHVIVGDSNMSETTTLLKVGSADLVLRMIEDDVPMRDLSLENPIRAIREISHDITGRKPVRLANGRELSALQLQTEFFEKASAYVDEHGLTDPITKRTMDLWQRTLTAIETDNLGLVDTEIDWVIKHRLLDEYSAKHGLGLDDARMLQLDLAYHDINRRRGLFYLLQKRGRAARVATDVEIFEAKTYPPQTTRAKLRGDFIRAAQAKRRDFTVDWVHLKLNDQAQRTVLCKDPFSSHDQRVQRLVDGM, from the coding sequence ATGGAGCGGCGCATCTTCGGCATCGAGAACGAGTACGGCGTCACGTGCACCTTCGACGGGCAGCGTCGGCTCACGCCTGACGAGGTCGCGCGCTACCTGTTCCGCAAGGTCGTCAGCTGGGGCCGATCGAGCAACGTCTTCCTCGGCAACGGTGCACGGCTCTACCTCGACGTCGGCAGCCACCCCGAGTACGCCACCGCCGAGTGCGACGACGTCCACCAGCTGGTCGTGCACGACAAGTCCGGCGAGCGCATCATCGAGGGTCTGGTCGAGGACGCCCAGGCACGGCTGCGCGACGAGGGCATCGAGGGCCAGATCTACGTCTTCAAGAACAACACCGACTCGGCCGGCAACTCCTACGGCTGTCATGAGAACTACCTGATCAGTCGGCAGGGTGAGTTCCAGCGGATCAGCGACATCCTGATCCCGTTCCTGGTGAGCCGTCAGATCACCTGCGGCGCGGGCAAGATCGCGATGCTCGGCCACACGCCGACGTACTGCGTCAGCCAGCGCGCCGACCACATCTGGGAGGGGGTCTCCAGCGCGACGACGCGTTCGCGCCCGATCATCAACACCCGCGACGAGCCGCACGCCGACGCCGAGCGCTACCGCCGCCTGCACGTCATCGTCGGCGACTCCAACATGAGCGAGACGACGACGCTGCTCAAGGTCGGCTCGGCCGACCTGGTGCTGCGGATGATCGAGGACGACGTCCCGATGCGCGACCTGTCGCTGGAGAACCCGATCCGCGCGATCCGCGAGATCAGCCACGACATCACCGGGCGCAAGCCGGTACGACTGGCCAACGGCCGTGAGCTGTCGGCGCTGCAGCTGCAGACCGAGTTCTTCGAGAAGGCCAGTGCTTACGTCGACGAGCACGGCCTCACCGACCCGATCACCAAGCGCACGATGGACCTGTGGCAGCGCACGCTGACCGCCATCGAGACCGACAACCTGGGCCTGGTCGACACCGAGATCGACTGGGTCATCAAGCACCGCCTGCTCGATGAGTACTCCGCCAAGCACGGTCTGGGCCTGGACGACGCCCGCATGCTCCAGCTCGACCTGGCCTATCACGACATCAACCGCAGGCGCGGGCTGTTCTACCTCCTGCAGAAGCGCGGACGCGCAGCGCGGGTGGCCACCGACGTGGAGATCTTCGAGGCCAAGACCTACCCGCCGCAGACGACCCGCGCCAAGCTGCGCGGCGACTTCATCCGCGCGGCCCAGGCCAAGCGCCGCGACTTCACCGTCGACTGGGTGCACCTGAAGCTCAACGACCAGGCGCAGCGCACCGTCCTGTGCAAGGACCCGTTCTCCTCGCACGACCAGCGGGTGCAGCGCCTCGTCGACGGGATGTAG
- a CDS encoding FKBP-type peptidyl-prolyl cis-trans isomerase — MRSTRVRLIAAGVLPLALLTACGDDDGSQASKSSSSTSAASPQTVAPDKVAPISAVTVNSSKPNAPTVSLAKKPFSVNTTTTKVTKPGTGKAIGAKDIAYVSYVAVNGTSGKTIESTFGKPSAAFNLGDKQTFPGLMKALKGQKVGSELTVAVPPADGFGSQGAKELGITAKDTMVFHLKVNDTYPMLTEVKGTQAKSEPGLPEVSVPAGPVQQAKLTFEKGSTAPKTLKSQVLIKGTGPKVVAGQQLLSNYTGQVWNGKVFDAAAKQGQPVPFQIGAGQVIAGWDKVLVGQTVGSRVLISVPPAEGYGKTGKKNQDGSWAIKPTDTMVFVVDILAAM; from the coding sequence GTGCGCTCCACCCGTGTCCGGCTCATCGCAGCCGGCGTCCTTCCGCTCGCCCTCCTCACCGCGTGCGGCGATGACGACGGCTCCCAGGCCAGCAAGTCCTCCAGCTCGACCTCGGCCGCGAGCCCCCAGACGGTCGCGCCCGACAAGGTCGCCCCGATCAGCGCGGTGACGGTCAACAGCAGCAAGCCCAACGCTCCGACTGTGTCGCTGGCCAAGAAGCCGTTCAGCGTCAACACCACGACGACCAAGGTCACCAAGCCCGGCACCGGCAAGGCGATCGGAGCCAAGGACATCGCCTACGTCTCCTACGTCGCGGTCAACGGCACGAGCGGCAAGACGATCGAGTCGACGTTCGGCAAGCCGAGCGCGGCGTTCAACCTCGGTGACAAGCAGACGTTCCCCGGCCTGATGAAGGCTCTCAAGGGCCAGAAGGTCGGCAGTGAGCTGACTGTCGCCGTACCGCCAGCCGACGGTTTCGGCAGCCAGGGTGCCAAGGAGCTCGGCATCACGGCCAAGGACACGATGGTGTTCCACCTGAAGGTCAACGACACCTACCCGATGCTGACCGAGGTCAAGGGCACCCAGGCCAAGTCCGAGCCCGGTCTGCCCGAGGTCTCGGTGCCGGCCGGTCCGGTGCAGCAGGCCAAGCTGACCTTCGAGAAGGGTTCCACCGCGCCCAAGACCCTCAAGTCGCAGGTGCTCATCAAGGGCACCGGTCCCAAGGTCGTCGCGGGCCAGCAGCTGCTGTCCAACTACACCGGTCAAGTCTGGAACGGCAAGGTCTTCGACGCCGCGGCCAAGCAGGGCCAGCCGGTGCCCTTCCAGATCGGTGCCGGCCAGGTCATCGCCGGCTGGGACAAGGTGCTGGTGGGCCAGACCGTCGGCAGCCGCGTGCTGATCTCGGTGCCGCCGGCCGAGGGCTACGGCAAGACCGGCAAGAAGAACCAGGACGGTTCCTGGGCGATCAAGCCGACCGACACGATGGTGTTCGTGGTCGACATCCTCGCCGCGATGTGA
- a CDS encoding FKBP-type peptidyl-prolyl cis-trans isomerase: protein MPFDPSTTKPEIDFPGDNPPAELVIEDITVGDGAEAKAGDAIKAHYVGVAWSTGEEFDASWNRGAPLDFQVGVGQVIQGWDQGIVGMKVGGRRKLIIPPALGYGDQGAGGAIKGGETLIFVVDLVSANKPGAGSAFGLR from the coding sequence ATGCCTTTCGACCCGAGCACGACCAAGCCCGAGATCGACTTCCCGGGTGACAACCCGCCCGCCGAGCTGGTCATCGAGGACATCACCGTCGGTGACGGCGCCGAGGCCAAGGCCGGCGACGCCATCAAGGCCCACTATGTCGGTGTCGCCTGGTCGACGGGCGAGGAGTTCGACGCCTCCTGGAACCGCGGTGCGCCGCTGGACTTCCAGGTCGGTGTCGGCCAGGTCATCCAGGGCTGGGACCAGGGCATCGTCGGCATGAAGGTCGGCGGCCGCCGCAAGCTGATCATCCCGCCGGCCCTCGGCTACGGCGACCAGGGCGCGGGCGGCGCCATCAAGGGCGGCGAGACGCTGATCTTCGTCGTCGATCTGGTGAGCGCCAACAAGCCGGGCGCCGGATCGGCGTTCGGTCTGCGCTGA
- a CDS encoding DUF3866 family protein → MIRWRAGVVESERTRWAGAVEYAVRLVDDDVTVRALAYSDLVGEAQPGDRVLLNVSALVRGLGTGGLALVTAIPDRIPADPPAGPGHVVKARYTPSQAMVLGVDEQESPHHELLRDADSIEGMPVVVADLHSAVPAIIAGLRESSPTPPRVAYVMSDGGALPIAFSRNVAQLRDAGWIAGSVTAGQSFGGDLEAVNVHTALLAARLVLQADVVVLSQGPGNLGTGTRWGFSGVAAGEAVNATAVLGGRPVASLRVSQADARDRHRGISHHSRTAYGRVALVPADLPVPRLDGELGGLVDAQASDLVTASGERLRRHDIDLTGLYDALAVSPVPLRTMGRDFDADTASFLAAAAAGRHTAGLLSAP, encoded by the coding sequence GTGATCCGATGGCGAGCAGGTGTCGTGGAGTCCGAGCGCACCCGGTGGGCCGGTGCCGTCGAGTACGCCGTCCGCCTCGTCGACGACGACGTCACCGTCCGTGCACTCGCCTACTCCGACCTCGTGGGTGAGGCGCAGCCCGGCGACCGGGTCCTGCTCAACGTCAGCGCGCTGGTGCGGGGGCTCGGCACCGGTGGGCTCGCCCTCGTGACCGCGATCCCCGACCGCATCCCGGCCGATCCGCCGGCCGGACCTGGCCACGTGGTCAAGGCTCGCTACACGCCGTCGCAGGCCATGGTCCTCGGCGTCGACGAGCAGGAGTCGCCGCACCACGAGCTGCTGCGTGACGCCGACTCGATCGAGGGCATGCCGGTCGTCGTCGCCGACCTGCACTCCGCCGTCCCCGCGATCATCGCCGGGCTGAGAGAGTCGTCGCCCACTCCCCCGCGCGTCGCGTATGTCATGAGCGACGGCGGCGCACTGCCGATCGCGTTCTCGCGCAACGTCGCCCAGCTGCGTGACGCCGGCTGGATCGCCGGCTCGGTGACGGCGGGCCAGTCCTTCGGTGGCGACCTGGAGGCGGTCAACGTCCACACCGCCCTGCTGGCCGCGCGCCTAGTGCTGCAGGCCGACGTGGTCGTCCTGAGCCAGGGCCCCGGCAACCTCGGCACCGGCACGCGTTGGGGGTTCTCCGGCGTGGCTGCGGGCGAGGCCGTCAACGCGACGGCGGTGCTCGGCGGCCGACCCGTCGCCTCCCTACGCGTCTCGCAGGCCGACGCCCGCGACCGCCACCGCGGCATCTCCCACCACAGCCGGACGGCGTACGGACGGGTCGCCCTCGTCCCTGCGGACCTTCCGGTGCCGCGCCTCGACGGTGAGCTCGGCGGGCTCGTCGACGCCCAGGCGTCCGACCTCGTCACGGCCAGCGGTGAGCGGCTGCGACGCCACGACATCGACCTCACCGGCCTGTACGACGCCCTCGCGGTCTCGCCCGTGCCGTTGCGCACCATGGGTCGCGACTTCGACGCTGACACCGCTTCGTTCCTGGCGGCTGCCGCGGCCGGTCGTCACACCGCAGGGCTGCTTTCCGCGCCCTAG
- a CDS encoding helix-turn-helix transcriptional regulator: protein MPAATTPAAKTERLLNLVICLLYTRQPLSKARIRSAVPQYGEAASDEAFDRMFERDKDELRELGIPLKTEPVDSFFDDESGYRIDQREYALPEIAFEADELAVLGLASRTWQQASLGGPAAQAMRKLQAQDIERDTDSVLGLEPRVRTSEPAFEPVKDAVVQRRTIRFGYRKRGAEVEQRRVQPWAITSWHGRWYLTGHDLDREAPRVFRLSRIEGRVGREPRAASYDVPAGHDPVVMIAGSEDDRALQTAQVRVREGAGNTLRRRARVVSDADGWQVVEVDFRDVEMLANEIAGFGPSAVALSPDDLVGRVVRRLRAVRESHAEKV from the coding sequence ATGCCTGCCGCCACCACGCCGGCCGCCAAGACCGAACGCCTTCTCAACCTGGTGATCTGCCTGCTCTACACCCGGCAGCCGCTGTCGAAGGCCCGGATCCGCAGCGCGGTGCCCCAGTACGGCGAGGCGGCGTCCGACGAGGCGTTCGACCGCATGTTCGAGCGCGACAAGGACGAGCTGCGCGAGCTCGGCATCCCGCTCAAGACCGAGCCGGTCGACTCCTTCTTCGACGACGAGTCGGGCTATCGCATCGACCAGCGCGAGTACGCCCTGCCCGAGATCGCGTTCGAGGCCGACGAGCTCGCGGTCCTGGGCCTGGCCAGCCGCACCTGGCAGCAGGCCAGCCTCGGCGGCCCGGCCGCCCAGGCGATGCGCAAGCTGCAGGCCCAGGACATCGAGCGCGACACCGACTCGGTCCTCGGCCTCGAGCCGCGCGTCCGTACCAGCGAGCCCGCGTTCGAGCCGGTCAAGGACGCCGTGGTGCAGCGCCGCACGATCCGGTTCGGCTACCGCAAACGCGGCGCCGAGGTCGAGCAGCGCCGTGTCCAGCCCTGGGCCATCACCAGCTGGCACGGCCGCTGGTACCTCACCGGTCATGACCTCGACCGTGAGGCGCCGCGGGTGTTCCGGCTCAGCCGGATCGAGGGGCGCGTCGGCCGCGAGCCGCGCGCTGCGTCGTACGACGTTCCGGCCGGCCACGACCCGGTCGTGATGATCGCCGGGTCTGAGGACGACCGGGCGCTGCAGACCGCGCAGGTGCGGGTCCGTGAGGGCGCCGGCAACACCCTGCGGCGGCGTGCGCGCGTCGTCAGCGACGCCGACGGCTGGCAGGTCGTGGAGGTCGACTTCCGCGATGTCGAGATGCTCGCCAACGAGATCGCCGGGTTCGGCCCGTCCGCGGTGGCGCTGTCACCGGACGACCTGGTCGGACGCGTCGTACGCCGGTTGCGCGCCGTGCGTGAGTCCCACGCGGAGAAGGTCTGA